Proteins found in one Paenibacillus sp. FSL R10-2782 genomic segment:
- the serS gene encoding serine--tRNA ligase: protein MLDIKILRNELGRVETALQNRGKSLDLINGFTDLDVSRRELLQESEALKNRRNVVSGEVAKLKKNKENADDLIAEMRQVSDRIKELDEQVRELEVQIDELVMSIPNIPNESVPVGASEEDNVEIRRWSEPREFSFTPKAHWELAQELDILDFEAAAKVTGSRFTFYKGLGARLERALINFMMDLHSSEHGYEEMLPPYIVNRDSLYGTGQLPKFEEDLFKLRDTEYYLIPTAEVPVTNYHREEIMNADQLPKNYVAYSSCFRSEAGSAGRDTRGLIRQHQFNKVEMLKLVHPDTSYEELEKMTNNAERVLQLLGLPYRVLALCTGDMGFTSAKTYDLEVWLPESGMYREISSCSNTEDFQARRANIRFRPEPKAKPEFVHTLNGSGLAVGRTVAAILENYQQEDGSVVIPEVLRSYMRGAEVIAPQ from the coding sequence GTGTTAGATATAAAGATTTTACGTAATGAGCTTGGTCGGGTTGAAACAGCTTTGCAAAATAGAGGAAAATCTCTGGATCTGATAAATGGCTTTACGGATTTGGATGTGAGTCGTCGTGAGCTGCTCCAGGAAAGTGAAGCGCTCAAAAATCGCCGAAATGTTGTATCCGGTGAAGTAGCCAAGTTGAAGAAGAATAAAGAAAATGCGGATGACCTTATTGCTGAAATGCGTCAGGTTTCCGACCGTATTAAAGAATTGGATGAGCAAGTGCGCGAGCTGGAGGTCCAGATCGACGAGCTGGTAATGTCCATTCCGAATATCCCCAATGAGTCAGTGCCTGTAGGTGCTTCGGAGGAGGATAATGTAGAGATTCGTCGCTGGTCCGAGCCACGCGAGTTTTCTTTTACGCCAAAAGCACATTGGGAGCTGGCACAGGAGCTGGACATTCTCGATTTTGAGGCGGCAGCAAAGGTGACGGGTTCCCGTTTTACGTTCTACAAAGGACTGGGGGCACGCCTGGAGCGTGCGCTGATTAACTTTATGATGGATCTGCATAGCAGTGAGCATGGTTATGAGGAAATGCTGCCTCCATACATTGTGAATCGGGATAGCCTGTATGGCACGGGACAGCTTCCGAAGTTTGAAGAGGATTTGTTCAAGCTGCGCGATACCGAGTATTATCTTATTCCTACGGCTGAAGTTCCGGTAACGAACTATCACCGCGAAGAGATTATGAACGCGGATCAGCTTCCAAAAAATTATGTGGCATACAGCTCTTGCTTCCGCTCTGAGGCAGGATCGGCAGGACGGGATACACGTGGTTTGATCCGTCAGCATCAATTCAATAAGGTAGAGATGCTCAAGCTGGTTCACCCAGATACCTCCTATGAGGAACTGGAGAAAATGACGAATAATGCAGAGCGTGTTTTGCAACTGCTTGGACTTCCATATCGTGTGCTGGCACTTTGCACCGGGGATATGGGCTTCACGTCTGCCAAAACGTATGATCTGGAAGTGTGGCTACCTGAAAGTGGCATGTACCGTGAGATTTCTTCTTGTTCCAATACAGAGGACTTCCAGGCGCGTCGTGCTAACATCAGGTTTCGGCCGGAGCCAAAAGCAAAGCCTGAATTTGTACATACACTGAACGGTTCAGGATTGGCTGTAGGACGCACAGTGGCTGCTATCTTGGAGAATTATCAGCAGGAGGACGGAAGCGTTGTAATCCCAGAAGTGCTGCGTTCATACATGCGAGGCGCTGAAGTTATCGCTCCCCAATAG
- a CDS encoding small acid-soluble spore protein P, giving the protein MSKPKAIPVPEAQDAGEGNEKRERNHQQEPLSGSKKVKQRNHVDHHNREGS; this is encoded by the coding sequence ATGAGCAAGCCTAAAGCCATTCCTGTTCCCGAGGCACAGGACGCCGGTGAAGGAAACGAAAAGCGTGAGCGCAATCATCAACAGGAGCCACTATCTGGTTCCAAAAAGGTGAAGCAGCGGAATCATGTAGACCATCACAACAGAGAAGGATCATAA